From Lolium perenne isolate Kyuss_39 chromosome 5, Kyuss_2.0, whole genome shotgun sequence, a single genomic window includes:
- the LOC127298429 gene encoding putative ripening-related protein 7 produces the protein MANSTIVALLFGIVVCLQMSCAVSKLLVNVQAVMTLNGFQQGEGGGGPAACDGQYHSDEEFIVSLSSEWFDGGARCGKLISIQGPSNLHILATVVDECRDCDNEVGASAHIWRNFNLDPSVGEVSISFSDIFE, from the coding sequence ATGGCCAACTCCACCATTGTCGCGCTACTTTTCGGCATCGTTGTTTGTCTGCAGATGTCGTGCGCCGTTTCCAAGCTGCTCGTCAACGTCCAGGCGGTGATGACGCTAAACGGCTTCCAGCAAGGTGAGGGGGGCGGCGGGCCGGCGGCGTGCGACGGCCAGTATCACAGCGACGAAGAGTTCATCGTGTCCCTGTCCTCTGAGTGGTTCGACGGCGGGGCACGGTGCGGCAAGCTGATCAGTATCCAGGGCCCTTCCAACCTTCACATCCTTGCCACGGTGGTGGATGAGTGCCGTGACTGCGACAACGAGGTGGGCGCGTCCGCCCACATCTGGCGTAACTTCAATCTTGACCCCAGCGTCGGCGAGGTGAGCATCAGCTTCTCGGACATCTTCGAATGA
- the LOC127298430 gene encoding putative ripening-related protein 6, with protein MANSTKVAVLLVLLQVSCAVSRPHISPGKSLLVNTPAVMTVNGFQEGEGSGPAACDGQYHSDEEFIVSLSSEWFDGGARCGKLIRIQDSANLHITAKVVDECGDCDNEVGASAHIWRNFNLDPSVGEAKISFSDVVE; from the coding sequence ATGGCCAACTCCACCAAGGTCGCGGTACTCCTTGTTTTACTGCAGGTGTCGTGTGCCGTTTCCAGGCCCCACATTTCTCCAGGGAAGTCGTTGCTCGTCAACACGCCGGCGGTGATGACGGTGAACGGCTTCCAGGAAGGAGAGGGAAGCGGGCCGGCGGCGTGCGACGGCCAGTACCACAGCGACGAAGAGTTCATCGTGTCCCTGTCCTCTGAGTGGTTCGACGGCGGGGCACGGTGCGGCAAGCTGATCCGCATCCAGGACTCTGCCAACCTTCACATCACTGCCAAGGTCGTGGACGAGTGTGGCGACTGCGACAACGAGGTGGGCGCGTCCGCACACATCTGGCGTAACTTCAATCTTGACCCCAGCGTCGGCGAGGCCAAGATCAGCTTCTCGGACGTCGTCGAATGA